A window of Helicobacter pylori genomic DNA:
AGGTAAATTCTATTATAAGAATAAAAATTAGAATTTTTTCTTTAGAATTTCACTGGATATGAAACATAAGATTTTAAAACAAATCACAAAAGGGCTTAATTTGAATCCAATTCTTTAAGATATTTTAATAATTCTTCTTCATTCAAAACGCTCACGCCATGTTTTTTTGCTAGAGAAAGTTTTGAGCCGGCGTTTTCTCCAACGATCAAAAAATCGGTTTTAGCGCTCACGCTTGAAGAAATTTTTGCCCCTAAATTTTCTAACATTTGAGCGTATTCTTGCCGTGGTTTAGAAAGCGTGCCGGTTAAAACAATCGTTTTATCACTGAAAATAGAAGAGCTTTCCTGTTTTTCTTCTGCATCGCTATTTTTAGGGTTTAACAAATCAAATAACGATTGGATAAACTCTTGATTGCTCGCATAAAAATTGACTAAAGAACGCGCCATTTCCACCCCAAAGCCCTCCATTTCTAAAAACTCAGCTTCGCTTTTTTCTAACACATTTAAGCCGTATTGGGCCAGCGTTTTACTCGCTCCCTTACCGATATGTTCAATCCCTAAAGCGTTGATCAAACGCCATAAAGGGGGGTTTTTGCTCTTTTGAATAGCGTCTAATAAATTTTGAGCTTTTTTGATTTTGAATTTGTCTAGTTGCATTAAATCTTCTAATTTTAAAGCATACAAATCCAAGGCGTTAACAATGAGTTTTTCTTCAAAAAGCTGCTCTATGACTTTATCGCCTAAGCCTTGAATGTTTAAAGCGTCTTTAGAAGCAAAATGAATCAAGCTTTCTTTCAATCTCGCCGGGCAATTAAGGTTTTGGCAATAAGTAAAAATCTCTTCGCACAAGAGTTCATGCGAGCATATAGGGCAAACTTTGGGGCGCATGATTTTATGTTGCGAGCCGTCTCTGTAAGACTCTAAAGGTTTGATGATTTTAGGGATCACATCGCCGCTTCTAATGATTACAACCCTATCATTGAGCATGATATTCTTTTTTTCAATTTCAGAATAATTGTGCAAGGTCGCTTTCGTAACCATAGCCCCAGCGATTTCTACCGGCTCTAAAAGAGCGACTGGGGTGATCGCTCCGCTGCGCCCCACTTGGTTAATGACTCCTATAATTTTGGTGTGTTTTTCTAGGGCGGGGAATTTATAAGCGCAAGCGAATTTAGGGGATTTTTGCGTATAGCCTAACTCCTTTTGAATATCCAATTCATCCACAACGATCACCATGCCGTCTAAAAGGGCAAAAAAGCCCTCTCTTTCTTGAATGAGAGCGTGGTAATTTTCTTCTATTTCTTGGTGGTTTTTGTTTAGGCTTAAATATTGAATAGCGCTAAACCCTAACGAGACAATAAAATCCAAACACTCCTTAAAGCTTAGAAAATTTAAAGAATGCTTGCCCACGCCCCAAGGAATGAATTGCAATTTACGCTTTTTAGTGATCTTGCTATCAAGCTGCCTTAAACTCCCTGATGCGGCATTTCTAGGGTTAGCGAATAGGGGTTCGTTAGCGTCTAGGCGCTCTTTATTTAAAGCGTCAAAATCCTCTTTAGAAATGATCACTTCGCCCCTGATTTCTATTTCTTCATCATAAGGGATAGCGTGGGGAATGTTAGCGATATGTTTGGCGTTTGTGGTAACCAACTCTCCTTCTAAGCCATTGCCCCTAGTGGTCGCCTTCACTAGTTTGCCATGTTGATACAAAAGATTGAGCGAAACCCCATCAAGTTTAGGCGAACACACAAACGAAGCGCTAGGGTAGGCTTTTAAAATGCGTTGCAACCACGCTTGCAATTCGTTATGATTGAACACATCATCTAAACTCCACATTCGCATTAAATGAGGGTTTTTATTGAATGGATTGGTTGTGGTAGCCCCCACTTTTTGGGTGGGGGAGTTAGCTTGAATGCGGCTAGGGTTTTTTTCTTCATAAGCTTTTAATTCTTGGTAAAGTTCATCATAGACTGCATCGCTTACGATCGGCTCATCAAGGTTGTAATAGTGGTGCGATAGGGTGTTTAAATATTCAATTCTTTCTAAATATTCTTTTTGGCTTTTTATCATATTCTAAAAACCTTTTAAACTAAATTAGGGTAGTATTATAACATTTAATCTTTGATAGGGTTTAGAGGGAATAGGTGGTAAAAGACATTAACAAAACGACTTCGTTACACTTAAACAACGAAGCGCAATTTCTATGCTTTAGATTAGATACAGAAAAAGACGCCCAACTTTATGGCGTGAATATTTTTAAGATCAGAGAAATTATCCATTATGATGGGGAGGTTACGGAGATTCTTGGGGGGAGCGATGGCGTGATGCTCGGGTTTCTTAGCGTTAGGGGCGAGTCCATTCCTTTAGTGGATGTGAAAAGGTGGTTGCATTATGATGCAAATGATCCTAGCCGTGATTTGAAAGAATATGGCGTTAAAGATAACCATAATTTAGTGATCGTGTGCCATTTTTCTAACCATTCAATCGCCCTAAAGGTTTTAAAAATTGAGAGGATTATTCATAAAAATTGGACTGAAATTAGCGCCGGGGATAAACAAGGCATTGAAGCCAATAACAAACTCAGCGCTCTCACTCGCTTTGATGAACAACGAGTGATGCAAATCTTAGATGTGGAAAAAATGATCAGCGATGTTTTCCCTAGCTTGAAAGATTTAGACGATTTGACCTTGCGTTGCATCAAAGCCATTCAAAGCCAAAAACTCATTTTAATCGCTGAAGACTCCCTAAGCGCTCTTAAAACCTTAGAAAAGATCGTTCAAACTTTAGAATTGCGTTATTTAGCCTTTCCAAACGGGAGGGAATTGTTGGATTATTTGTATGAAAAAGAACATTACCAACAAGTCGGCGTGGTCATTACGGATTTAGAAATGCCTAATGTTTCAGGGTTTGAAGTGCTAAAAACCATTAAAGCTGATCACAGGACTGAGCATCTTCCTGTGATTATCAATTCGTCCATGAGCAGCGATTCTAACCGCCAGTTAGCCCAATCTTTAGAAGCGGATGGTTTTGTGGTAAAATCTAACATTCTTGAAATCCATGAAATGCTTAAAAAAACGCTTTCATAAATTTAATTTTTGTTTTAATTTAAAGGGATAAAACATGCGAAGTCATTTCTGCACAGAAATTAGTGAAAAAGATGTGGGTAAAATCATCAAAGTGGCCGGGTGGTGCAACACTTATAGAGACCACGGAGGCGTGGTTTTTATTGATTTAAGGGATAAAAGCGGTTTAGTGCAATTAGTGTGTGATCCTAGCTCTAAAGCTTATGAAAAGGCTTTAGAAGTGAGGAGCGAATTTGTGCTGGTGGCTAAAGGAAAGGTGCGTTTGAGAGGGCTTGGGTTAGAAAACCCTAAACTAAAGACCGGAAAAATTGAAATCGTTTTAGAAGGATTAGTCATTGAAAATAAAAGCGCTACCCCACCGATTGAAATTGGCAATAAAAATGTGAACGAAGATTTGCGCTTGAAATACCGCTATTTGGATTTACGCTCTTTGAATGCTTATGAAATCTTTAAATTGCGCAGCGAAGTGGCTCTGATTACTCGTAACACTCTAGCTCAAAAAGGCTTTTTAGAGATTGAAACCCCCATTTTGTCCAAAACCACGCCTGAGGGGGCTAGGGATTATTTAGTGCCAAGCAGGGTGCATGAGGGCGAATTTTTTGCCCTTCCTCAAAGCCCGCAGTTATTCAAACAACTTTTAATGGTGGGGGGAATGGACAGGTATTTTCAAATCGCTCGTTGCTTTAGAGATGAAGATTTGAGGGCGGACAGGCAGCCAGAATTCACGCAAATTGATGCAGAAATGAGTTTTTGCGATGAAAATGATGTGATGGGCGTGGTAGAAGATTTGTTGCAAGAGGTTTTTAAAGCGATTGGGCATACTATCCCTACACCCTTTAAACGCATGCCTTATAAGGAAGCGATGGAAAATTATGGGAGCGATAAGCCGGATTTACGCTTTGGATTGCCTTTAATAGAAGTGGGGGATTGTTTTATGGACAGCTCCAACGCTATTTTTTCCAATATTGCGCAAGATCCTAAAAACAAACGCATCAAAGCTTTAAATGTCAAGGGGGCTGATGCAACTTTTAGCCGCAGCGTTTTAAAGGAATTAGAAGAATTTGTGCGCCAGTTTGGGGCTCAAGGCTTGGCGTATTTGCAGATTAAAGAAGATGAAATTAAAGGGCCTTTGGTTAAATTTTTAAGCGAAAAGGGGCTTAAAAATATTTTAGAAAGGACTAACGCGCAAGTTGGGGATATTGTCTTTTTTGGCGCAGGGGATAAAAAAATCGTGTTAGATTACATGGGGCGCTTGCGCTTAAAGGTGGCTGAAATGCTTGATTTGATTGATAAAAACGCCTTGAATTTCTTATGGGTAGTCAATTTCCCCATGTTTGAAAAAACTGAAAATGGCTATCACGCTGCACACCACCCCTTTACGATGCCTAAAAATATAGAATGTGAAGACATAGAAGAAATTGAAGCGTATGCGTATGATGTGGTGCTTAATGGCGTGGAGCTTGGCGGGGGGAGCATTAGGATTCATAAAGAAGACATGCAAAAAAAAGTCTTTGAAAGGATCAATATTGATGAAGAGGAAGCGCAAAAGAAATTTGGCTTTTTACTAGAAGCGCTAAAATTTGGCGCTCCTCCTCATGGGGGCTTTGCGATAGGCTTTGACAGATTAATCATGCTAATGACTCAATCTCATAGCATTAGAGATGTGATCGCTTTCCCTAAAACGCAAAAAGCTTCATGTTTATTGACTGACGCGCCTAGCCCTATTAGCGAAGAGCAACTAAGAGAATTGCACATTCGCTTGAGAAAATAAATTTATAAGGATATGATTTGAAACAACTATTTTTGATTATTGGAGCCCCAGGGAGTGGTAAAACCACGGATGCGGAATGGATTGCTAAAAACAACAGCGCAACAATCGCTCATTTTTCAACCGGGGATTTATTGCGAGCTGAGAGCGCTAAAAAGACCGATCGAGGCTTATTGATTGAGAAATTCACCTCTCAAGGCGAATTAGTGCCTTTAGAAATTGTGGTAGAAACGATCCTTTCAGCGATTAAAAGTTCTAGCAAAGGGATCATTTTAATTGATGGCTATCCTAGAAGCGTGGAGCAAATGCAAGCTTTAGACAAGGAATTGAACGCTCAAAATGAAGTGATCTTAAAAAGCGTGATTGAGGTAGAAGTGAGTGAAAAAACCGCTAAAGAAAGGGTTTTAGGGCGCTCTAGGGGGGCTGATGATAATGAGGTTGTGTTTCATAACCGCATGCGCGTGTTTTTAGACCCTTTAATGGAAATCCAAAATTTCTACAAGGCTAAGAAGGTGTATAAAACCATCAATGGCGAAAGAAGCATTGAAGAAATCGTGCATGAAATGCAAGAGTATATTTTGTCTTTTGGGAATTAAATGCGACTAAAGAATGAGCTGTGATCTCTGTTTATATCATTTCTTTAAAAGAAAGCAAAAGGCGTTTGGACACTGAAAAACTCGTTTTAGAGTCTAACGAAAAATTTAAAGGCTGTTGTGTTTTTCAAATCTTTGACGCCATTAGCCCTAAACACCAAGATTTTGAAAAATTACTTCAAGAGCTTTATGACGCTCCGAGTTTATTGCAATCTGATTGGTATCATTCTTATGTGGGTGCTGGTTTGACTTTGCCTGAATTAGGGTGTTATTTGAGCCATTATCTTTTATGGAAAGAATGCGTCAAATTAAACCAACCGGTTATCATTTTAGAAGATGATGTAACGCTAGAATCTAACTTTATTCAAGCCTTAGAAGATTGTTTGAGAAGCCCTTTTGATTTTGTCAGGTTTTATGGGTGTTATTGGTATTACCACGAGACAAAATTCCATGTTTTACCCAAAGAATTTGTATTTCCTCCCTTTGATTATCCTTTTAAAAATAACCCTATTTTAGAAAAATTTAAAAAATTTTTTAATGTTTCTAGATTTTTAAATCTTTCTACCCATAAGGTCATGCACTATATCCTAAAAAAAATACAAAAAAAGTATTACGAAACGCATGAAAAAGAAGCCTTTTTTTTAGAGCATTTCTACCTTACTAGCGTGTATGTGGCTTCCACAGCCGGCTATTACTTAACCCCTAAAAGCGCTAAAACTTTTATAGAGGCAACGAATCGTTTTAAAATCATAGAGCCGGTGGATATGTTTATGGATAATTCTTCTTATCATGATGTGATGAATCTAACTTATGTGCCTTGCCCTGTTTCTTTAAATGAGCATTCTTTAGACAGCACGATCCAAAAGCCTAAAAAAGAGAGCTTGAAATCTTACCCGCTTCCGCCTAAAAAATCAATTTTTAAAAATCTTTTCTACTATAGCCTTAACGCTAAAAAACGCTTAAAGGCCTTTCAACAATACAGCAAACAATACGCTCCTTTAAAAACCCCTAAAGAGATTTAAAAAGAGTGGGCTTTATGATAGAATCAATGCAAATATTTAGGAGTTCATTTGACACAAGTTTATATCATTTCTTTAAAAGAAAGTCAAAGGCGTTTAGACACGGAAAGACTCGTTTTAGAGTCTAATGAAAAATTTAAAGGGCGTTGTGTTTTTC
This region includes:
- a CDS encoding chemotaxis protein, whose protein sequence is MVKDINKTTSLHLNNEAQFLCFRLDTEKDAQLYGVNIFKIREIIHYDGEVTEILGGSDGVMLGFLSVRGESIPLVDVKRWLHYDANDPSRDLKEYGVKDNHNLVIVCHFSNHSIALKVLKIERIIHKNWTEISAGDKQGIEANNKLSALTRFDEQRVMQILDVEKMISDVFPSLKDLDDLTLRCIKAIQSQKLILIAEDSLSALKTLEKIVQTLELRYLAFPNGRELLDYLYEKEHYQQVGVVITDLEMPNVSGFEVLKTIKADHRTEHLPVIINSSMSSDSNRQLAQSLEADGFVVKSNILEIHEMLKKTLS
- a CDS encoding adenylate kinase, whose protein sequence is MKQLFLIIGAPGSGKTTDAEWIAKNNSATIAHFSTGDLLRAESAKKTDRGLLIEKFTSQGELVPLEIVVETILSAIKSSSKGIILIDGYPRSVEQMQALDKELNAQNEVILKSVIEVEVSEKTAKERVLGRSRGADDNEVVFHNRMRVFLDPLMEIQNFYKAKKVYKTINGERSIEEIVHEMQEYILSFGN
- the ligA gene encoding NAD-dependent DNA ligase LigA, whose product is MIKSQKEYLERIEYLNTLSHHYYNLDEPIVSDAVYDELYQELKAYEEKNPSRIQANSPTQKVGATTTNPFNKNPHLMRMWSLDDVFNHNELQAWLQRILKAYPSASFVCSPKLDGVSLNLLYQHGKLVKATTRGNGLEGELVTTNAKHIANIPHAIPYDEEIEIRGEVIISKEDFDALNKERLDANEPLFANPRNAASGSLRQLDSKITKKRKLQFIPWGVGKHSLNFLSFKECLDFIVSLGFSAIQYLSLNKNHQEIEENYHALIQEREGFFALLDGMVIVVDELDIQKELGYTQKSPKFACAYKFPALEKHTKIIGVINQVGRSGAITPVALLEPVEIAGAMVTKATLHNYSEIEKKNIMLNDRVVIIRSGDVIPKIIKPLESYRDGSQHKIMRPKVCPICSHELLCEEIFTYCQNLNCPARLKESLIHFASKDALNIQGLGDKVIEQLFEEKLIVNALDLYALKLEDLMQLDKFKIKKAQNLLDAIQKSKNPPLWRLINALGIEHIGKGASKTLAQYGLNVLEKSEAEFLEMEGFGVEMARSLVNFYASNQEFIQSLFDLLNPKNSDAEEKQESSSIFSDKTIVLTGTLSKPRQEYAQMLENLGAKISSSVSAKTDFLIVGENAGSKLSLAKKHGVSVLNEEELLKYLKELDSN
- the aspS gene encoding aspartate--tRNA ligase — its product is MRSHFCTEISEKDVGKIIKVAGWCNTYRDHGGVVFIDLRDKSGLVQLVCDPSSKAYEKALEVRSEFVLVAKGKVRLRGLGLENPKLKTGKIEIVLEGLVIENKSATPPIEIGNKNVNEDLRLKYRYLDLRSLNAYEIFKLRSEVALITRNTLAQKGFLEIETPILSKTTPEGARDYLVPSRVHEGEFFALPQSPQLFKQLLMVGGMDRYFQIARCFRDEDLRADRQPEFTQIDAEMSFCDENDVMGVVEDLLQEVFKAIGHTIPTPFKRMPYKEAMENYGSDKPDLRFGLPLIEVGDCFMDSSNAIFSNIAQDPKNKRIKALNVKGADATFSRSVLKELEEFVRQFGAQGLAYLQIKEDEIKGPLVKFLSEKGLKNILERTNAQVGDIVFFGAGDKKIVLDYMGRLRLKVAEMLDLIDKNALNFLWVVNFPMFEKTENGYHAAHHPFTMPKNIECEDIEEIEAYAYDVVLNGVELGGGSIRIHKEDMQKKVFERINIDEEEAQKKFGFLLEALKFGAPPHGGFAIGFDRLIMLMTQSHSIRDVIAFPKTQKASCLLTDAPSPISEEQLRELHIRLRK
- a CDS encoding glycosyltransferase family 25 protein translates to MISVYIISLKESKRRLDTEKLVLESNEKFKGCCVFQIFDAISPKHQDFEKLLQELYDAPSLLQSDWYHSYVGAGLTLPELGCYLSHYLLWKECVKLNQPVIILEDDVTLESNFIQALEDCLRSPFDFVRFYGCYWYYHETKFHVLPKEFVFPPFDYPFKNNPILEKFKKFFNVSRFLNLSTHKVMHYILKKIQKKYYETHEKEAFFLEHFYLTSVYVASTAGYYLTPKSAKTFIEATNRFKIIEPVDMFMDNSSYHDVMNLTYVPCPVSLNEHSLDSTIQKPKKESLKSYPLPPKKSIFKNLFYYSLNAKKRLKAFQQYSKQYAPLKTPKEI